In Acidimicrobiales bacterium, one genomic interval encodes:
- a CDS encoding LLM class F420-dependent oxidoreductase, which produces MHFGLQIPNFTIGVPDAQLFQSVAGLAGTAESAGFESLWVMDHFYQLPALGGAPQPMLESYTLLGALAARTSRIRLGALVTGVTYRNPALLAKIVTTLDVISAGRAMLGIGAAWHDEEHEGLGVDFPPVAERMARLEEAVQICRAMFREEHPTFEGRYYRIKDAYNVPRPIQPGGPPILIGGGGERRTLRLVASYADLCNITGDVATVRHKVGVLREHCAAVGRDPSEITVSRLSTLVITDSAEETAATWEFLRSAVGDDAAGFNVGTEEEIVAQVEELRAAGARYLIFNMPTGDADAVRRAGELLTARFADG; this is translated from the coding sequence ATGCACTTCGGCCTCCAGATCCCGAACTTCACCATCGGCGTGCCCGATGCTCAGCTCTTTCAGTCCGTCGCCGGGCTGGCCGGCACGGCCGAGTCGGCGGGATTCGAGTCGCTGTGGGTGATGGACCACTTCTACCAATTGCCCGCGCTGGGCGGCGCCCCGCAGCCCATGCTGGAGTCCTACACGCTCCTCGGCGCGCTGGCGGCACGCACGAGCCGCATCAGGCTCGGCGCCCTCGTGACCGGCGTGACGTACCGCAACCCGGCGCTGCTGGCCAAGATCGTGACGACGCTCGACGTCATCAGCGCGGGGAGGGCCATGCTCGGGATCGGGGCGGCCTGGCACGACGAGGAGCACGAGGGCCTCGGGGTCGACTTCCCGCCGGTGGCCGAGCGCATGGCGCGCCTGGAGGAGGCCGTGCAGATCTGCCGGGCCATGTTCCGCGAGGAGCACCCGACGTTCGAGGGCCGCTACTACCGCATCAAGGATGCGTACAACGTCCCCCGGCCCATCCAGCCCGGCGGCCCCCCCATCCTCATCGGGGGTGGCGGGGAGAGGCGCACGCTGCGCCTGGTGGCGAGCTACGCGGACCTGTGCAACATCACCGGCGACGTGGCGACGGTCCGCCACAAGGTCGGCGTCCTGCGCGAGCACTGCGCGGCGGTGGGCCGCGACCCCTCCGAGATCACCGTCAGCCGCCTGAGCACGCTCGTCATCACCGACTCCGCCGAGGAGACCGCGGCCACGTGGGAGTTCCTGCGCAGCGCCGTGGGCGACGACGCCGCGGGCTTCAACGTGGGGACGGAGGAGGAGATCGTCGCCCAGGTCGAGGAGCTGCGCGCCGCCGGGGCCCGGTACCTGATCTTCAACATGCCGACCGGCGACGCCGACGCCGTGCGCCGTGCCGGCGAGCTCCTCACGGCGCGCTTTGCCGATGGGTGA
- a CDS encoding AAA family ATPase — protein sequence MAATENVTVLFTDVVGSTELASSMTVDAADELRRQHFSSLRQAVASSGGTEVKTLGDGLMVVFTSTSAALSCAVAMQQAVDRDNAGAARRLGLRVGLSAGEATREAGDYFGDPVIEASRLCAHADGGQILVADLVRAMAGRRSPHSFSRLGELPLKGLPEPVETLQVAWERLDDVEAVAGAVPPPPRLEIEPATGVIGRVTEAASLADAFKRVAAGGGREIVLVSGEAGIGKTTLAAQGARAAFEAGAVVLLGRCDEDLGAPYGPFVEAISHYVTRAPEEALRAHVQSFGAELAKIVPALGQRLGELPAPQSADPDTERYLLYNAVVGLLGQACEHKTLVLVLDDLQWADKPSLQLLRHVVANTTPLPLLIVGTYRHSELSSSHPLTDALAALRRESGVSRIELSGLDDIGVLAFVEAAAGHDLDEDGVGLAHALYRETDGNPFFVGEVLRHLSETGAIYQDDAGRWTADADLDVMAMPDSVRLVIGSRVARLGEAATQVLPLAAVIGREFDLDLLARVTERTDDELLDLLDAAAAVALVGEVANVVGRYSFAHALIQHTLYQDLGSTRQARAHRQVAEAIEAIVGDRPGWRVGELAHHWFHATHPVNAAKAISYARQAGEAALAALAPDDAVRYFSQALQLVELAPGDDPLLACDLRIGLGQAQRQAGVAAFRETFLDAARLARALGTTDRLVRAALENNRGWFSASGVIDTDKVAVLEAALTALADDDSPERALLLATLCTELSFGPLERRRSLADEAKAMARRLQDPATLLRVLCLLNNPLQIPSALDERMADATECLALAEALGDPETLYHAGSTCQVNAMQAGDVELSTRCLDNLRTLSDRLRQPTFMWMTAFKEAGAALMAGHPERAEELTTTSLHIGTDSGQPDAFAIYGSQLMYVRTEQGRLGELVHLVDQAATENPGLPAFRAILASAHLDAGNDATALRLLESAAADGFASLPHDFVWMMGITSYAMVAIELAATGPARTLYDLLAPFHAQVPFIGTLGFLPAAWSLGGLASVLGRYDDAEAHFTEAADLSARGHMTFFAAATQLEWGRMLVARGDADGLERGRALLEGARAAGADHGYAMVERRAETALSKLP from the coding sequence GTGGCCGCCACCGAGAACGTCACGGTGCTCTTCACTGACGTGGTCGGCTCGACCGAGCTGGCTTCGTCGATGACCGTCGACGCGGCCGACGAGCTGCGGCGGCAACACTTCTCGTCGCTGCGCCAGGCCGTGGCGTCCTCGGGGGGAACCGAGGTGAAGACCCTGGGCGACGGGCTCATGGTCGTGTTCACGAGCACGTCGGCGGCCCTGTCGTGCGCCGTGGCCATGCAACAGGCCGTCGACCGGGACAACGCCGGCGCGGCGCGGCGCCTGGGCCTGCGCGTCGGCCTCAGCGCCGGGGAGGCCACCCGCGAGGCAGGCGATTACTTCGGCGACCCGGTGATCGAAGCGTCCCGCCTGTGCGCGCACGCCGACGGCGGACAGATCCTGGTCGCCGATCTCGTCCGGGCCATGGCCGGACGGCGCAGCCCGCACTCGTTCTCCCGGCTCGGCGAGCTCCCGCTGAAGGGATTGCCGGAACCCGTCGAGACACTCCAGGTCGCCTGGGAGCGGCTCGACGACGTCGAGGCCGTGGCAGGCGCCGTTCCACCGCCGCCGCGTCTCGAGATCGAGCCGGCCACCGGGGTGATCGGACGGGTCACCGAGGCGGCGTCGCTGGCCGACGCCTTCAAGCGGGTGGCCGCGGGCGGGGGGCGCGAGATCGTCCTCGTCTCCGGCGAGGCGGGGATCGGCAAGACCACGCTCGCCGCCCAGGGGGCGCGCGCCGCCTTCGAGGCCGGCGCGGTCGTGCTGCTCGGTCGCTGCGACGAGGACCTCGGCGCCCCCTACGGGCCCTTCGTCGAGGCGATCTCCCATTACGTCACCCGCGCACCCGAAGAGGCCCTGCGCGCCCACGTGCAGTCCTTCGGTGCGGAGCTCGCCAAGATCGTGCCCGCGCTCGGACAGCGCCTGGGGGAGCTGCCGGCACCGCAGAGCGCCGACCCCGACACCGAGCGGTACCTCCTGTACAACGCCGTGGTCGGGCTCCTCGGCCAGGCGTGCGAGCACAAGACCTTGGTGCTCGTGCTCGACGACCTGCAGTGGGCGGACAAGCCCAGCCTGCAGCTGCTGCGCCACGTGGTGGCCAACACGACACCCCTTCCCCTGCTCATCGTGGGCACCTATCGCCACTCGGAGCTGTCGAGCTCGCACCCACTGACCGACGCCCTTGCCGCGCTGCGGCGGGAGTCCGGGGTGAGCCGCATCGAGCTCTCCGGCCTCGACGACATCGGCGTGCTCGCCTTCGTGGAGGCCGCCGCCGGTCACGACCTCGACGAGGACGGAGTGGGCCTGGCGCACGCGCTGTATCGCGAGACCGACGGCAACCCGTTCTTCGTCGGTGAGGTCCTCCGCCACCTGTCGGAGACCGGCGCCATCTACCAGGACGACGCCGGCCGATGGACCGCCGACGCCGACCTCGACGTGATGGCCATGCCCGACAGCGTGCGCCTGGTAATCGGCTCGAGGGTGGCCCGCCTCGGCGAAGCCGCCACCCAGGTCCTGCCCCTCGCCGCTGTCATCGGCCGGGAATTCGACCTGGACCTGCTCGCCCGGGTGACCGAGCGCACCGACGACGAGCTGCTCGATCTCCTCGACGCCGCCGCCGCGGTGGCACTGGTCGGCGAGGTCGCCAACGTCGTGGGCCGCTACAGCTTCGCCCACGCGCTCATCCAGCACACCCTGTACCAGGACCTGGGCTCGACCCGGCAGGCCCGAGCCCATCGCCAGGTGGCCGAGGCCATCGAGGCCATCGTCGGGGACCGCCCCGGTTGGCGCGTGGGCGAGCTCGCCCATCACTGGTTCCATGCGACCCACCCGGTCAACGCGGCCAAGGCCATCAGCTACGCCCGCCAGGCCGGAGAGGCCGCGCTGGCGGCGCTCGCCCCCGACGACGCCGTCCGGTACTTCTCCCAGGCGCTCCAGCTCGTCGAGCTCGCACCCGGCGACGACCCGCTCCTGGCCTGCGACCTGCGCATCGGGCTGGGCCAGGCGCAACGCCAGGCCGGGGTGGCCGCCTTCCGGGAGACCTTCCTCGACGCGGCGCGGCTGGCCCGTGCCCTCGGCACCACCGACCGCCTGGTCCGGGCCGCCCTGGAGAACAACCGCGGGTGGTTCAGTGCCAGCGGGGTGATCGACACCGACAAGGTGGCGGTGCTCGAGGCCGCCCTGACGGCGCTCGCCGACGACGACAGCCCCGAGCGGGCGCTGTTGCTCGCCACCCTGTGCACCGAGCTCAGCTTCGGGCCGCTCGAGCGACGACGCTCCCTCGCCGACGAGGCCAAGGCCATGGCCCGGCGATTGCAGGACCCGGCCACACTCCTCCGGGTGCTGTGCCTGCTCAACAACCCGTTGCAGATCCCCTCCGCCCTCGACGAACGGATGGCCGACGCCACCGAGTGCCTGGCACTGGCCGAGGCGCTGGGTGATCCCGAGACGCTGTACCACGCAGGGAGCACGTGCCAGGTCAATGCGATGCAGGCCGGAGACGTCGAATTGTCGACCCGCTGCCTCGACAACCTGCGGACGCTGAGCGACCGCCTTCGCCAACCGACGTTCATGTGGATGACGGCCTTCAAGGAGGCAGGCGCGGCCCTGATGGCCGGCCACCCCGAGCGGGCCGAAGAGCTCACGACCACCTCACTGCACATCGGCACGGACAGCGGTCAGCCCGACGCCTTCGCCATCTACGGGTCCCAATTGATGTACGTCCGCACGGAGCAGGGACGGCTGGGCGAGCTCGTGCACCTCGTCGACCAGGCGGCCACCGAGAACCCCGGCCTCCCGGCCTTCCGCGCCATCCTGGCGTCGGCCCACCTCGACGCGGGCAACGACGCCACGGCACTGCGGCTCCTCGAATCGGCCGCGGCCGACGGGTTCGCATCGCTGCCGCACGATTTCGTCTGGATGATGGGGATCACCTCGTACGCCATGGTGGCCATCGAGCTGGCTGCCACCGGGCCCGCCCGGACGCTGTACGACCTGCTCGCCCCCTTCCACGCGCAGGTCCCGTTCATCGGCACGCTCGGGTTCCTCCCGGCCGCCTGGTCCCTCGGGGGCCTGGCGTCGGTCCTCGGCCGGTACGACGACGCCGAGGCGCATTTCACCGAGGCGGCCGACCTCAGCGCCCGTGGTCACATGACCTTCTTCGCGGCCGCCACCCAGCTCGAATGGGGACGCATGCTCGTGGCCCGGGGCGACGCCGACGGGCTCGAGCGGGGGCGCGCCCTGCTGGAGGGCGCACGCGCCGCTGGTGCCGACCACGGGTACGCCATGGTCGAACGGCGGGCGGAGACCGCGCTCTCGAAGCTGCCCTGA
- a CDS encoding HemK family protein methyltransferase: MSPSERVVVVDRLVAAGCVAADEEAEELLGTAPDAATLEAWLRRREDGEPLAWITGSLRFCGRALHVVPGVYVPRIQSEELARRAAAVLPPEGRAVDLCTGAGAVAAHLAAQAPAATVIGTDIDIRAAACARRNGVRAVVADLDRPLGGGRFDVVTAVAPYVPTGEMRLLPRDVQRHEPRAALDGGEDGLDLVRRVVGAAARLLRGGGWLLVEVGGAQDEALRPTLSTAGFGRAEAWWDEDGELRGLAARAPTGPGPPRR, from the coding sequence GTGTCGCCGTCGGAGCGCGTCGTCGTCGTCGACCGGCTCGTGGCCGCGGGGTGCGTCGCCGCCGACGAGGAAGCCGAGGAGCTCCTCGGCACCGCGCCGGACGCCGCCACCCTGGAGGCATGGCTGCGGCGGCGGGAGGACGGCGAGCCCCTGGCGTGGATCACGGGCTCACTGCGGTTCTGCGGCCGGGCACTGCATGTCGTCCCGGGTGTCTACGTGCCCCGGATCCAGAGCGAGGAGCTCGCCCGTCGCGCCGCCGCCGTGCTCCCCCCCGAGGGTCGGGCCGTGGACCTGTGCACCGGGGCCGGTGCCGTCGCCGCCCATCTCGCCGCGCAGGCCCCGGCGGCGACGGTCATCGGCACCGACATCGACATCCGGGCCGCGGCCTGTGCCCGGCGCAACGGCGTGCGAGCCGTGGTGGCCGACCTCGACCGCCCCCTCGGGGGCGGCCGCTTCGACGTCGTGACGGCGGTGGCCCCCTACGTCCCGACCGGGGAGATGCGGCTCCTGCCCCGCGACGTGCAGCGTCACGAGCCGCGCGCCGCCCTCGACGGCGGCGAGGACGGCCTCGACCTCGTTCGGCGCGTGGTCGGCGCCGCCGCCCGCCTCCTGCGGGGCGGTGGCTGGCTGCTCGTCGAGGTGGGCGGCGCACAGGACGAGGCGTTGCGCCCCACCCTCTCGACGGCCGGCTTCGGGCGCGCCGAGGCGTGGTGGGACGAGGACGGCGAGCTGCGGGGCCTGGCGGCACGGGCGCCGACCGGCCCGGGCCCACCGCGGCGGTGA
- a CDS encoding S-(hydroxymethyl)mycothiol dehydrogenase, translating into MTHEVRGVVARSKGAPVSLETVLVPDPGPGEALVRVQACGVCHTDLHYREGAINDDFPFLLGHEAAGIVQSVGADVTSVAPGDFVVLNWRAVCGECRSCRRGRPWYCFATHNAAQKMTLADGTELAPALGIGAFAEKTLVAAGQCTKVDPRARPEAAGLLGCGVMAGLGAAMFTGEVGQGDSVAVFGCGGVGCAAVAGATLAGASRVIAVDLDPEKLELARRFGATDTVDASSQDPVERIRSLTGGNGADVCIEAVGNPTVMEQAFFARDLAGTLVQVGVPTPDMRIDLPMIEFFGRGGRLKPSWYGDCLPSRDFPVLIDLYLQGRLDLDGFVSETIALDGVEDAFHRMERGEVLRSVVVIGG; encoded by the coding sequence ATGACACACGAGGTCCGCGGCGTCGTCGCCCGGTCGAAAGGCGCCCCCGTCTCTCTGGAGACCGTGCTCGTCCCCGACCCGGGGCCGGGCGAGGCGCTCGTGCGCGTCCAGGCCTGCGGCGTGTGCCACACCGACCTCCACTACCGCGAGGGCGCGATCAACGACGACTTCCCCTTCCTGCTCGGGCACGAGGCGGCCGGCATCGTGCAGTCCGTGGGCGCGGACGTCACCTCGGTGGCCCCGGGCGACTTCGTCGTCTTGAACTGGCGGGCGGTGTGCGGCGAGTGCCGGTCCTGTCGCCGGGGCCGCCCCTGGTACTGCTTCGCCACCCACAACGCCGCGCAGAAGATGACCCTCGCCGACGGCACCGAGCTGGCGCCGGCGCTCGGCATCGGCGCCTTCGCGGAGAAGACCCTCGTGGCCGCCGGGCAGTGCACGAAGGTCGACCCCCGGGCCCGGCCCGAGGCGGCCGGGCTGCTGGGATGCGGCGTCATGGCCGGCCTGGGCGCGGCGATGTTCACCGGCGAGGTGGGCCAGGGCGACTCGGTGGCCGTGTTCGGCTGCGGCGGGGTGGGCTGTGCGGCCGTCGCCGGCGCGACTCTGGCAGGCGCCTCGCGCGTCATCGCCGTCGACCTCGACCCCGAGAAGCTCGAGCTCGCCCGCCGCTTCGGGGCCACCGACACGGTGGACGCCTCGAGCCAGGACCCGGTGGAGCGGATCCGCTCCCTCACCGGCGGCAACGGTGCCGACGTGTGCATCGAGGCCGTGGGCAACCCCACGGTCATGGAGCAGGCGTTCTTCGCCCGGGACCTCGCCGGCACCCTCGTGCAGGTGGGCGTGCCCACGCCCGACATGCGCATCGACCTACCCATGATCGAGTTCTTCGGCCGCGGTGGCCGCCTGAAGCCCAGTTGGTACGGCGACTGCCTCCCCTCGCGTGACTTCCCCGTGCTCATCGACCTCTACCTGCAGGGCCGCCTGGACCTCGACGGCTTCGTGTCCGAGACGATCGCCCTCGACGGGGTGGAGGACGCCTTCCACCGCATGGAGCGCGGCGAGGTGCTCCGCTCCGTCGTCGTCATCGGCGGCTGA